From the Bacillota bacterium genome, the window GCGAGCAGCAGGACGAGCAGACGAGGCCCCGTCCCGCCCCGGTGGGCGTTCGGGTGCAGATTCGGGGACGATTTCCTGCGGGTCATCCTGGGAATGCTCCTTTCTGTTCTGGTTACGGGCCCCGGAACGCCGTGACCCCGGCCTCTGGGGCCGGGGTCACGTGGAGGATGCCGGAAGGATGTACCCTTTCCTCACGGTGCACGCCCCCTTCCCTCGAAGGTCGTCACACGCCGGCCGCGCGGGCAGGTTTCCTGGCTCCAGATCGTCGCTGGCGGCGCCTTCCCGTTCTCCCTTTCAGGTCTGGCTGAAGGACGAGAGAACAGTGGCATCCGTGCCGCCGGCTTCCCGGTTACAGTGGCGGGACCGCTCAGGATTTGCACCTGATTCCCTATTAGCCCCATAGGGGGCACCCGTACGGCATATTCAGTTGGCAGGAGCATTCTACCACGTGCGCGAAGCCCAGACAAGGCTGCTGGAGGTGCTACCGGTGGCGGGGGTCGGAGGTGGATGGCGGAGGTGGACAGTGAGGTTGGGTAGAGCTTTGAGCCTCAGGGCGGCGATGGTCGCGGGGGTGCTGGCGGCAGCGTTACTTGGGGCCGTGCTGGTTCCCGGATCGGCTGCGATACGCGGATCGGCTGCGGGGGCACCCGGCTGGCCGGATGTGGACGCCCGGGCCGTGGTGGTGATGGATGCGGGGTCGGGTCGCATCCTGTATGCCCGCTCGCCTGACGAACGCTGCCTCATCGCCAGCACCACCAAGATCATGACGGCGCTGGTGGCCGTCGAACGGGGCAACCCCGATGACCTGGTCACGGTGAGCCGCCGCGCAGCCACTGTGGAGGGTAGCCGCATCTACCTGGAGGAGGGCGAAAGGGAGGCCCTGCGCGACCTTCTTTACGCCCTCATGCTCCGCTCGGCCAACGACGCCGCCATCGCCATCGCGGAGCAGGTGGGGGGATCCGTGGAGGGGTTCGCCCGCCTGATGAACGAGAAGGCCCGCAGCCTGGGCTGCCGAAACACCCACTTCGTCAATCCCCACGGTCTGGATGACCGCGACCATTACAGCACCGCCCGCGACCTGGCCACCATAGCGGCTTACGCCATGAAGAACCCCGTATTCCGGCAACTGGTGTCCAGCCGCCGCTGGCAGATGCCCTGGCCGGCGAAGAACTCCACCCGGGTGCTGTACAGCGAGAACAAGCTCCTGGCAGACGAAGACGGAACCGGTATCAAGACCGGCTACACGGTGGCAGCAGGGCACTGCGTGGTCGCCTCCGCGCGGCGGGGTCAGTTCGAGCCGGTGGTGGTCATGCTGGGGGCCGGGCTGGAGTTCTGGAAGGATGTGCGGGCCCTGCTGGACCACGCGTTCGCCTGTTACCGTCCGGTCACCGTCGTCCGCTCGGGGCAGCCCGTGGCTTCCCGCCCTCTCACCGACGGGGCGGTGGTTGAGGGGGTGGCGGGGGCCGACGTGGTGGTTCCCCTGCTTCCGGAGGAAGCAGCCTCCCTTGATGGCAAGGTTAGGACCGCGGTGCGGTGGGACCCTGCTCTCCGGGCCCCGGTGGCGGCGGGGCACAGGGTGGGCGAGGTGGAGGTGTACTGCCCGGATGCGCCTCCTCTAACCGTGCCTCTGGTCGCCGCCAGCGCCGTAACCGTGCCGGAGCGGTCTCTGCCCTGGCCCTGGCTGGTGGCGGTGGCCGGAGCCGGCCTGCTCATCTGGCGGCGATGGCGCCGGACCCGGAGTGCAGCTACGGGGACCCGGTGGTCGCGGATCAGGAGTGCACGCGGGCAGTCGTGGGCCCGTTGGAGCTCACGACCTGGTAGGCCCAGGGGACCGAGGTAGGACGCCGTGCGCGCGCGTCTCCCTGGTTGGCGCTGAACCTGCGGGCGGCAGCGCCCCGGCAGGTCAGACGGAGCAGGCCGGGCCTGGCGGTGGTGGTCGATACCGATGACCCGCCCCTCTGGCCGTAACGTGGGGCTGGGGGGCAGTGATCCGGTGGAGGACGCCCGCAAGGTTGCCCGGCTGTGCCGGCAAGATCCGCGGGTGAACGTCCCGGTGGTGGACGTGGAGAGGCCCGCCATGGTATCCTTCGGGTTGACCAGGGAACTGGCCCGAGCCCTCGGGCCCGCATATCGAGGGTGGATGAATTGCCGGCCGATTCCCTGGCCCAGAGACTGACGCACTGGGTCAAGTGGGGGGAGGTAGCCTGGGCAGCGACAGCGAGAGGCGCCTCGCGGAGAAGGTCGCCCGTTTGCGGGGGATGCTGGGCCAGTTCCCCGGTGCGCTGGTTGCGTTCTCGGGGGGCGTGGACAGCACCTTCCTGCTGCACGAGTGCAGGCAGATACTGGGAGAGCATGTGCTGGCGGTCACCGCCAGTTCTCCCATCCATCCCGAGGAGGAAGTGGAGCGGGCCCGGCGGCTGGCGCAGGAAACGGGGGTAGCGCATCTGGTGCTGGCCACCTCGGAACTGGATCTGCCCGGTTTCTGCTCGAACCCTGCCGACCGCTGCTATTTATGCAAGCGGGCACTGCTCGGGCTCCTCTGGGAGGTGGCGAGGAGCAGGGGGATCCCGTGCGTGCTGGAGGGATCCAATGCCAGCGACCGCGCCGAATACCGGCCCGGGCTGCGGGCGGTGGCGGAGACGGGTGCGCGCAGTCCCCTCCAGGAGGCGGGGCTCACGAAGGGAGAGATTCGGGAGCTTTCCCGGCGGGCAGGACTGCCCACCTGGGATCTTCCTCCCATGGCTTGCCTGGCGACCCGGTTTCCCTATGGCACACCCATCACCCCCGCCGCCCTGGCGGCGGTGGCCGGGGCAGAACGTGCCCTGCGCGGGATGGGATTTGGCCTGGTGCGGGTCAGGTACCACGGCACGGTGGCGCGTATCGAGGTCCCGGGGGAAGAGATGGGCGTGTTGCTCGCGCGTCGCGACCAGGTGGTGCAGGCGGTGAAGGCGGCCGGATTTCCGTATGTGGCTTTAGACCTGCAAGGTTACCGTACTGGCAGCATGGACGAGGTGCTGGCTCGAGGTCAGCCCGGGTATCCCGGCGGCGAGGCATCTCATCGCCATGAGGAGGGTGGTGGCGCGTGGACCGGGCGGCGCTGAAGACCCTCCTTGAGCAGGTACGGTCGGGTGAGCGGGATGTGGAGCAGGCCCTGGCCGAGCTGGCCCTTCTCCCGTACGCGGACCTGGGCTATGCAAAACCGGATTATCACCGGGCCCTCCGCCTGGGTTTTCCTGAGGCGGTGTACTGCCCGGGTAAAACCCCGGAGCAGGTGGTGGAGATCCTGAAGGTTCTGGCCAGCCGGCACGAGGTGGTAATGGCCACCCGCGCCGACCAGGCGGTGTGGCAGGCGGTGCGGGCCTGGAACCCGGCCGCCCGGTATCATTCCGCGGCGCGCATCGTGGAAGTGCGCCCGGAGCACGCGGCGAAAGCACCGGGGGTGACGCCAGCCGGCTTCGTGGCGGTGGTGTCGGCGGGCACGGCCGACCTCCCGGTGGCGGAGGAAGCCGCAGTCACCCTGGAGATAGCGGGTGACCCGGTGGAGAGGGTGTACGACGTGGGAGTGGCGGGTTTGCATCGCCTTCTTGACCACCTTGCTCTCGTGCGGCGGGCGCGGGTGGTCGTGGTGGTGGCCGGGATGGAAGGTGCGCTGCCCAGCGTAGTGGCCGGCATGGTGGGCCGTCCGGTGATCGCTGTTCCCACCAGCACCGGTTACGGGGCGAGCTTCGGGGGACTGGCAGCTCTTTTGGCCATGCTCAACAGCTGCGCGCCAGGGGTGGCCGTGGTCAACATCGACAACGGCTTTGGGGCCGCGCAGATTGCCCATCTCATCAACTGCCAGCAATAGGGGGTGGCGGGTGGGGGATCACAGGGGTTCCGGCCGATTGGTGTTCGTCGACCCGGTCTCGGGGGTAAGCGGGGACATGTTGCTGGGTGCTCTGGTGGGCGCGGGTGTGGAGGTGGCCGATCTCAACGCCTCGCTGCGCATGTTGCCCGTGGATGGGGTGGAGCTGGTCGCGCACAGGGTCAGGAGGGGGGCCGTGGCCGCCACCAAGGTGGAGGTCCTGGGGGTGAGCCGGCAGCCCGTCGGGGATGGCCAGCATGGGGACGGCACCCACCGGGGCCTGGCCGAAGTGCTCGCCCTGCTGGAGTCAAGTTCCCTGGCTCCAGAGACGGTATCACGGGCGGTGGAGGTTTTCCGCGCGCTGGCCGAGGCGGAAGGTCGCATCCACGACCTTCCTCCAGACCGGGTGCACTTCCACGAGGTGGGTGCCCTGGACGCCATCGCCGACGTGGTGGGCGTGAT encodes:
- a CDS encoding D-alanyl-D-alanine carboxypeptidase family protein, with the translated sequence MRLGRALSLRAAMVAGVLAAALLGAVLVPGSAAIRGSAAGAPGWPDVDARAVVVMDAGSGRILYARSPDERCLIASTTKIMTALVAVERGNPDDLVTVSRRAATVEGSRIYLEEGEREALRDLLYALMLRSANDAAIAIAEQVGGSVEGFARLMNEKARSLGCRNTHFVNPHGLDDRDHYSTARDLATIAAYAMKNPVFRQLVSSRRWQMPWPAKNSTRVLYSENKLLADEDGTGIKTGYTVAAGHCVVASARRGQFEPVVVMLGAGLEFWKDVRALLDHAFACYRPVTVVRSGQPVASRPLTDGAVVEGVAGADVVVPLLPEEAASLDGKVRTAVRWDPALRAPVAAGHRVGEVEVYCPDAPPLTVPLVAASAVTVPERSLPWPWLVAVAGAGLLIWRRWRRTRSAATGTRWSRIRSARGQSWARWSSRPGRPRGPR
- the larE gene encoding ATP-dependent sacrificial sulfur transferase LarE; this encodes MRGMLGQFPGALVAFSGGVDSTFLLHECRQILGEHVLAVTASSPIHPEEEVERARRLAQETGVAHLVLATSELDLPGFCSNPADRCYLCKRALLGLLWEVARSRGIPCVLEGSNASDRAEYRPGLRAVAETGARSPLQEAGLTKGEIRELSRRAGLPTWDLPPMACLATRFPYGTPITPAALAAVAGAERALRGMGFGLVRVRYHGTVARIEVPGEEMGVLLARRDQVVQAVKAAGFPYVALDLQGYRTGSMDEVLARGQPGYPGGEASHRHEEGGGAWTGRR
- the larB gene encoding nickel pincer cofactor biosynthesis protein LarB, yielding MDRAALKTLLEQVRSGERDVEQALAELALLPYADLGYAKPDYHRALRLGFPEAVYCPGKTPEQVVEILKVLASRHEVVMATRADQAVWQAVRAWNPAARYHSAARIVEVRPEHAAKAPGVTPAGFVAVVSAGTADLPVAEEAAVTLEIAGDPVERVYDVGVAGLHRLLDHLALVRRARVVVVVAGMEGALPSVVAGMVGRPVIAVPTSTGYGASFGGLAALLAMLNSCAPGVAVVNIDNGFGAAQIAHLINCQQ